Proteins encoded in a region of the Pangasianodon hypophthalmus isolate fPanHyp1 chromosome 21, fPanHyp1.pri, whole genome shotgun sequence genome:
- the cntnap2b gene encoding contactin-associated protein-like 2b, with amino-acid sequence MDVRMLRCKAVEITLLLWILNALPKNDVARAASQRCDEVLASPLPYSAFSSSSVLAPDFGAGYAKLNRRVGNGGWSPLDSDRYRWLQVDLRGRKQITAIATQGRYSSTDWTKQYRLLYSDTATNWKPYRQDGNIWTFSGNWNSERVVRHELQYTIVARYLRFIPLEWSAEGRVGLRVEVYGCAYWADVISFDGQGVISYRFRQKKMKILKDVISLRFKTSKGDGLLLHGEGQQGDYLTLELRRAKLLLQINLGSNQYGSIQGHTSVSSGSLLDDDQWHAVRVERYRRSVNFTLDEHTQSFRTNGEFDHLDLDYEISFGGMPVSAKPSSGAPQNFIGCMEDIHYNGDNITNLARRKRVDTSSFRNLTYTCGALPTFPAFFNSSSTLQLPGRSDGDTVAVTLHFRTWSPSGLLMFTPLMPGGVEISLVEGKVVVHIYISQGKNTRVDISSGSGLNDGQWHSVHFLALESFAMLTINGDETSSVRATLPIQIRTVGDYYFGGYFPRTDLSPSQRSFHGCMQLIHVDEQLVDLQAVEQGMMGSFENVSLDMCAIIDRCVPNPCEHGGRCSQTGDVFKCSCDGTGYTGATCHTSVYEQSCEEYKHLGRRSDSYWIDPDGSGPLEPFKVICNMTGDKVWMMLMNDLPAQSAVNSASAPEQGTVLKLSYNVSTEQINAITSSAEHCEQYVAYMCRMSRLLNSPDGPSYTWWVGRGNEKHFYWGGSGPGIQKCACGIERNCTDPNYYCNCDADQRQWSEDAGVLMYKDHLPVTQVVVGDTQRSGSEAKLTVGPLRCHGDRNFWNAASFITPAAYLHFPTFQGESSADISFYFKTSSSHGIFLENLGNSDFIRIELKTANVVSFSFDVGNGPVELSVRSPMPLNNNQWHRVEAERNVKEAVLRLDKVYRDVRQAPPQGHTRLQLFSQLFIGASGGQRGFLGCIRSLRMNGVTLDLEERAKVTPGVKPGCSGHCPSYGARCQNGGKCVEKYNGYTCDCSLTAFDGPFCSDDVGGYFESGTLVRYDFMSGSISSPVVKSTLGALNVEGNLTQEELSFSFSTSHAPSVLAYISSRTQDYLAVVLRHNGTLQIRYNLGGLKEPFIISLDHRNMANGQPHSINISRHDRLVHLQIDHYPTMSFSLPEASDTEFNLIKTIFLGKVFETGQVDSVLIERYNTPGFVGCLSRVQFNRIAPLKAALRPSAPSTASIQGVLVESNCGALPLTIPAMSVTFDPWQPDSAGIQFPFDDEGVNRDGVNRDSAIIGGIIAVVIFSILCTLVFLVRHMFRHKGSYHTNEAKGAESADCADAAIIVNDPAFTETIDESKKEWFI; translated from the exons AGCGGTGTGATGAGGTTCTGGCAAGTCCTCTCCCCTACAGCGCCTTCAGCAGCTCCTCTGTGTTGGCTCCTGATTTTGGTGCCGGCTACGCTAAACTCAACCGCAGAGTCG GGAATGGAGGTTGGTCTCCACTGGACTCTGACAGGTATCGATGGCTGCAGGTGGACCTCCGGGGCAGGAAGCAGATCACAGCCATCGCAACGCAGGGTCGATACAGCAGTACTGACTGGACTAAACAGTACCGACTGCTCTACAGTGACACAGCAACTAACTGGAAGCCTTACAGGCAGGACGGCAACATATGG ACATTTTCAGGTAACTGGAACTCGGAGAGAGTGGTGCGTCACGAGCTGCAGTACACCATCGTGGCCCGATATCTGCGCTTTATTCCCTTGGAATGGAGTGCAGAAGGGCGAGTTGGGCTGAGGGTGGAGGTCTACGGCTGCGCatact GGGCCGATGTGATCAGTTTCGACGGACAGGGAGTAATCTCCTACCGTTTCCGacagaagaagatgaagatccTGAAGGACGTTATCTCGTTGAGGTTTAAGACCAGTAAAGGAGACGGGCTTCTGCTCCACGGAGAGGGACAGCAGGGTGATTACCTCACTCTGGAGCTACGCAGGGCCAAACTGCTGCTACAGATCAATCTGG GTAGCAATCAGTATGGCTCCATCCAGGGTCACACCTCAGTGTCCAGCGGCAGCCTTCTGGATGATGACCAGTGGCACGCCGTGCGGGTTGAAAGATACCGCCGCAGCGTGAACTTCACCCTGGACGAGCACACGCAGAGTTTCCGAACCAACGGCGAGTTTGACCATCTCGACCTAGACTACGAG ATCAGTTTTGGAGGAATGCCTGTATCAGCCAAGCCCAGTTCAGGAGCTCCGCAGAACTTCATCGGCTGCATGGAGGACATCCACTACAACGGGGACAACATCACCAACCTCGCACGCCGGAAAAGAGTCGACACGTCCAGCTTT CGTAACCTGACGTACACGTGCGGAGCCTTGCCGACGTTCCCAGCCTTCTTTAACTCCAGCAGCACTCTGCAGCTGCCGGGCCGCAGCGACGGAGACACCGTGGCGGTGACCCTGCACTTCCGCACGTGGAGCCCCAGCGGCCTCCTGATGTTCACTCCTCTAATGCCCGGGGGAGTCGAGATCAGCTTGGTGGAGGGCAAAGTGGTGGTGCACATCTACATCTCACAGGGAAAGAACACACGGGTTGACATCTCCTCAG GTTCAGGCCTCAATGACGGCCAGTGGCACAGTGTTCATTTCCTGGCGCTAGAGAGCTTCGCTATGCTCACCATCAACGGTGATGAGACGTCATCCGTCAGAGCCACGCTCCCCATCCAGATCCGCACAGTGGGAGATTACTACTTTGGAG GCTATTTTCCACGGACAGACCTCTCGCCATCTCAGCGCTCCTTCCACGGCTGCATGCAGCTCATCCACGTGGACGAGCAGCTGGTGGACCTGCAGGCTGTAGAGCAGGGCATGATGGGAAGTTTTGAGAATGTCAGCCTGGACATGTGTGCCATCATCGACAG ATGTGTCCCGAACCCCTGTGAGCACGGAGGCCGGTGTTCTCAGACTGGAGACGTGTTTAAATGCTCGTGCGATGGAACTGGATACACCGGAGCGACGTGCCACACAT CGGTCTACGAGCAGTCATGTGAGGAGTACAAGCACCTGGGTCGACGCTCAGACTCGTACTGGATCGATCCGGATGGGAGCGGACCCCTCGAACCCTTTAAAGTCATCTGCAACATGACAG GTGACAAagtgtggatgatgctgatgaatGATCTGCCAGCTCAGAGTGCAGTGAACTCAGCGTCTGCTCCCGAACAGGGAACTGTACTGAAACTCAGTTACAATGTGTCTACAGAGCAG ATAAACGCCATCACCAGCAGCGCAGAGCACTGTGAGCAGTATGTAGCCTACATGTGCCGAATGTCACGCCTCCTCAACTCcccag ACGGCCCGTCGTACACGTGGTGGGTCGGCCGCGGGAACGAGAAACACTTCTACTGGGGCGGCTCAGGGCCGGGAATCCAGAAATGCGCCTGCGGCATCGAGCGCAACTGCACCGACCCAAACTACTACTGCAACTGTGACGCAGACCAGAGACAATG GAGTGAGGACGCAGGTGTGCTGATGTATAAGGACCATCTCCCTGTTACTCAAGTGGTTGTTGGAGACACACAGCGCTCGGGATCCGAGGCCAAGCTTACCGTGGGTCCACTCCGCTGCCACGGAGACC GAAACTTCTGGAATGCCGCGTCTTTCATCACCCCAGCAGCGTATCTGCATTTCCCCACTTTTCAAGGCGAGTCCAGTGCCGATATCAGCTTCTACTTCAAGACGTCGTCCTCGCACGGCATCTTTCTGGAAAACCTGGGCAACAGCGATTTCATTCGCATCGAGCTGAAAA CTGCTAACGTGGTCTCCTTCTCCTTTGACGTGGGCAACGGGCCGGTGGAGTTGAGCGTACGCTCACCGATGCCCCTCAACAACAACCAATGGCACAGGGTGGAGGCCGAACGCAACGTGAAGGAAGCCGTACTGCGATTGGACAAAGTGTACAGAGACGTGCGTCAGGCCCCGCCCCAAGGCCACACCCGTCTCCAGCTCTTCAGTCAGCTCTTCATTG GCGCCTCAGGAGGGCAGAGGGGATTTCTGGGATGCATCCGCTCGCTCAGGATGAACGGCGTGACCCTTGATCTGGAGGAGAGAGCCAAGGTGACTCCAGGAGTGAAGCCCGGCTGTTCGGGTCACTGCCCCAGCTACGGCGCGCGCTGCCAAAATGGAGGCAAGTGTGTGGAGAAATATAACGGCTACACGTGTGACTGCAGCCTCACGGCCTTCGACGGACCCTTCTGCTCTGACG ATGTGGGCGGGTATTTTGAGAGCGGCACGCTGGTCCGCTATGACTTCATGTCTGGCAGCATCTCGTCTCCTGTGGTGAAGAGCACATTAGGAGCTCTGAATGTGGAGGGAAACCTGACGCAGGAGGAgctcagcttcagcttcagcacCTCTCACGCCCCCTCCGTCCTGGCCTACATCAGCTCCAGGACTCAGGACTATCTGGCAGTGGTTCTACGCCACAACG GTACGCTGCAGATCCGCTACAACCTGGGTGGCCTAAAGGAGCCTTTCATAATCAGCCTGGATCACCGCAACATGGCCAACGGTCAGCCGCACAGCATCAACATCAGCCGACATGACAGACTCGTTCATCTGCAG ATAGATCATTACCCCACCATGAGCTTCTCCCTCCCTGAAGCGTCTGACACCGAGTTCAACCTGATCAAGACCATTTTTCTCGGAAAAGTCTTTG aaacCGGTCAGGTGGACAGCGTGCTCATAGAGCGTTATAACACTCCAGGCTTCGTCGGCTGCCTCTCCAGGGTGCAGTTCAACCGCATCGCACCTCTGAAAGCGGCGTTGAGACCGAGCGCTCCATCCACCGCCTCCATCCAGGGCGTGCTAGTGGAGTCCAACTGCGGCGCTTTACCGCTCACTATCCCCGCCATGTCGGTGACCTTCGACCCCTGGCAGCCCGACTCAG CCGGAATCCAGTTCCCGTTCGATGACGAGGGAGTGAACCGGGATGGAGTGAACCGCGACTCGGCGATAATCGGAG GCATCATTGCAGTCGTGATCTTCTCCATCCTCTGCACGCTGGTGTTCCTGGTGCGCCACATGTTCCGCCACAAGGGCTCGTACCACACCAACGAAGCAAAGGGGGCGGAGTCAGCGGACTGTGCTGACGCCGCCATCATCGTGAACGACCCCGCCTTCACAGAGACCATCGACGAGAGCAAGAAGGAGTGGTTTATTTAA